Genomic window (Prevotella melaninogenica ATCC 25845):
CGACCGGCATCTACCACCAACACATCAATATGCGTTGCTCCAGCATCAATGGCATTCTCCACCAACTCCTTAATAACAGAGGCAGGACGTTGAATAACCTCACCAGCTGCAATCTGGTTGGCTACACTATCTGGTAAAAGTTGTATGATATCACTCATGAATGATTCTATAAAGCAAAAAATAAAAATAAGGTAAGAAGGGCTATGACACCTGCTGAAAGAATCAGCGACACCCACATTGCCGTAAAACGATTACCTCTATGGCGCAGCACCTCAGGCTTCAGCGAACCACTGATTTTGCGCTGTAGTTCCTCCCGATACTTACCCTCAGGCACCTCTTCACCATTCAATTCACGCCGAGCACGCTGCTCTATATCATTGAGCAGTTCCTTGCGTTCGTCCACATACATATATTCATGATGGAAACGACGGGGGCGTGATGATTGGAAGAATAGCATTATTTATTGTGGAGTATTACTTAATAAAACGTCAAATGGGTCTGTATATAAGACCCAAAGACGTCATTCTATTTGCTGACGAGGTGGTAAAGACACTCGTGAATTACGTACGGTTGCAATCGTCTTACGTGGTGCAAGGCGGAATATATCATTCTTATCCTTAGGTCTTACCTCATCGAAAAGCTCAAAGCGAGGCAGTGTCAACTTGTCTGGTGGTATCTGTGTCATCGGACTGATAACGCCATTCGACTTTGACATCCATATCTTCTGTAGCTTTCGAACAGGTGAGATAAACATCCGAAGCGTATCTGTTTCTGTATAATTATGCCCAATGAGCGTACTATCCTTATCGGTATGATAGAAGACTACTTCCACATTTCCCCACGCATCAACACGACGAACAGCACCATTGACAAAGTCAGCACGCATGTCATTAGAGGATATCTGGTTGTAGTATTTGGGTTCAGGAAGCTTTTCAATAGAGAAAGCATTGCCATACACAAACGCCTGACGGATGGTTGAGTCGTTCATATATGCCTTAATAGAATCGCCCACCAACTGACGCGTACCACTCCATACGATTGGATAATCATACATCGTTAGACAAGAATCCTTGGTGTTAGCTACCATAAAACCACATACCGCCTGCACGTCTGTACGATAGGCACGAACATTATTTACACCATATATCTCACGATACATCTGTGGAGTATTCATATGAAATCCCTTCATACTAATAGTATCAGCATGAACAAAGAGCGTATCACCTTGTGAAAAATCCTTTGCCACAGGACCAGGATTACCACCAAAGGCTATCGCTGCGGAATCAGTATAATGAAGATAATCGCCATAGAAAGCGTGCTTACCCTTATAATCAATGTAGTAAACGTTGCCTTCACCAGTTCCCTCGTGTGTATTACTGTTGTAAGTGAGATCACGACCAGTAATGGTGCGCTGCTTTAACTTGTCGACAATCTTCACATTTCCACGTCCAGCACTATAACCACTCTTAGCATTATAGGTTACTTCATCACCTGTAATAACACGCTGTGCCTTACGGTCATCTATCTTAACATTACCACGTGCGTTACTATGACCAGTCTTCTCGTTATAGAACACATCCTGACCGATGATAGTGCGGTTGTTTGCCTTATCGACAATCTTCACATTACCATGACCTTCTGCTTCTCCTGTTGAACTGTTATAGACAATATTATCGCCTTCAACATCCTGCTTTGGGGAAGTGATAGTAGAGCGTCCATTAAGCTCCATCTGGTCGGTCTTGCTATTATAAGTACCATCATTGGTATGTACAACTTCACCCTTAGCAGTCTTGATAACCGACTTACCAACAACATGAACAAGACCCGTTTCAGTGTTACCATGCGCCTCTGGCGTTGTAATGCGATACTTCGGCGTAAACATCACAACGTTACCAAAGAAGTTGGCATCATGCGTTTCCGTATTGTAATCACCCTGATCGGCAACAACTGTGTTACCATTGTAAACCAATGTACCACGTCCTCCGAAGTAGTTAGCCACCTTAGAGGCTGTGTTATAGTCCA
Coding sequences:
- a CDS encoding OstA-like protein, whose amino-acid sequence is MILCLFGLWQSQSLRAQNATEKKGDKFYIDHADNLRHNQLEMPDVMIAKGDVRFRYKGMTLKCDSAYFNEKSNWFKAFSRVHITRPGGVNLDCQRLHYDGFGQMVHARGKVVVREPGRSLRCDSLDYNTASKVANYFGGRGTLVYNGNTVVADQGDYNTETHDANFFGNVVMFTPKYRITTPEAHGNTETGLVHVVGKSVIKTAKGEVVHTNDGTYNSKTDQMELNGRSTITSPKQDVEGDNIVYNSSTGEAEGHGNVKIVDKANNRTIIGQDVFYNEKTGHSNARGNVKIDDRKAQRVITGDEVTYNAKSGYSAGRGNVKIVDKLKQRTITGRDLTYNSNTHEGTGEGNVYYIDYKGKHAFYGDYLHYTDSAAIAFGGNPGPVAKDFSQGDTLFVHADTISMKGFHMNTPQMYREIYGVNNVRAYRTDVQAVCGFMVANTKDSCLTMYDYPIVWSGTRQLVGDSIKAYMNDSTIRQAFVYGNAFSIEKLPEPKYYNQISSNDMRADFVNGAVRRVDAWGNVEVVFYHTDKDSTLIGHNYTETDTLRMFISPVRKLQKIWMSKSNGVISPMTQIPPDKLTLPRFELFDEVRPKDKNDIFRLAPRKTIATVRNSRVSLPPRQQIE